The following are from one region of the Acidobacteriota bacterium genome:
- a CDS encoding RNA polymerase sigma factor, translating to MVKNEANACSRERLKRSNLVKTDINTTGQRLADAQLVQRAREGDEASFAEIFNAHKTKIYSLCLRMTSNTAEAEDLTQDAFLQVFRKLDTFRGDSALSTWLYRVAVNTVLMHFRKKGLRQVSLDEPANRETGAPQREYGKIDGRLSTSVDRIALTRAIKELPVGYRRIFLLHEVKGYEHHEIAGLLRCSVGNSKSQLHKAKMKMRELLGFPKSAGTRGVREMPVESATRVPLQVSEAIA from the coding sequence ATGGTGAAGAACGAAGCCAATGCATGCAGTCGGGAACGACTGAAAAGGAGCAACCTGGTGAAAACCGATATCAATACCACCGGCCAACGTTTGGCAGACGCGCAACTCGTGCAACGCGCACGAGAGGGCGACGAAGCTTCCTTTGCTGAGATCTTTAACGCCCACAAAACTAAGATCTACTCTTTGTGTCTCAGAATGACCAGCAATACCGCCGAGGCGGAAGATTTGACGCAGGACGCCTTCCTGCAGGTCTTTCGCAAGCTCGACACATTTCGTGGAGACTCCGCGCTATCGACTTGGCTATATCGCGTAGCGGTGAATACCGTTCTCATGCATTTTCGCAAGAAAGGATTGCGCCAGGTGTCGCTCGATGAACCAGCGAACCGTGAAACAGGAGCGCCCCAGCGCGAGTACGGAAAAATTGACGGCCGTCTCTCCACGTCCGTGGATCGAATTGCGCTGACCCGGGCTATCAAGGAACTCCCTGTCGGTTACCGCCGGATCTTCCTGCTTCATGAAGTCAAAGGCTACGAGCATCACGAGATTGCGGGCTTGTTGCGATGCTCGGTGGGAAACTCCAAGTCGCAACTGCACAAGGCAAAGATGAAAATGCGGGAATTGCTGGGCTTTCCGAAATCGGCAGGTACCCGCGGAGTCAGGGAAATGCCGGTCGAGTCCGCAACTCGTGTACCCCTTCAGGTCAGCGAAGCAATCGCATAA
- a CDS encoding lipid-binding SYLF domain-containing protein, producing the protein MKSLKALTLMGALIIAMGSTSFAKDKDDDKESDQVKRIDASATVLDEIMGAPDKGIPQELLESAKCVAVVPSMVKAGFIVGARYGKGVATCRTAAGWSAPAPFTIAGGSWGLQIGGAAVDVVMLVMNDKGMERLLSSKFKLGAEASAAAGPVGRQSEANTDWKMRAEVLTYSRARGVFAGLELSGAVVKQDDDDTHILYGKEVAFQDILRGKVSPPAGSQHFMATVRKYAAEAKQERGAVEPATSPNTDSTR; encoded by the coding sequence ATGAAATCACTAAAGGCATTAACACTGATGGGAGCACTGATCATCGCGATGGGGAGCACCTCGTTCGCGAAGGATAAAGATGACGACAAAGAATCAGACCAGGTGAAGCGGATCGATGCGTCCGCCACCGTGCTCGACGAAATCATGGGTGCCCCGGACAAAGGGATCCCCCAGGAATTACTTGAGTCCGCAAAGTGCGTCGCCGTTGTGCCCTCGATGGTCAAAGCCGGTTTCATTGTCGGCGCAAGATATGGCAAGGGCGTTGCAACGTGCCGCACTGCAGCGGGCTGGAGTGCACCCGCCCCGTTTACGATTGCTGGTGGAAGCTGGGGACTTCAGATCGGCGGCGCGGCCGTTGACGTCGTCATGCTCGTGATGAACGACAAGGGTATGGAGCGCTTGCTTTCGAGCAAGTTCAAGTTGGGCGCCGAAGCCTCAGCCGCCGCAGGTCCGGTGGGACGCCAGAGCGAAGCCAACACCGATTGGAAGATGCGTGCTGAAGTTCTCACCTACTCGCGTGCGCGAGGCGTCTTTGCCGGCCTCGAGTTGAGCGGCGCGGTCGTGAAACAAGATGACGACGACACGCACATTCTCTACGGCAAGGAAGTTGCATTTCAGGACATTCTTCGCGGCAAGGTAAGTCCTCCTGCCGGTTCCCAGCACTTCATGGCTACGGTACGTAAGTATGCCGCCGAAGCGAAACAGGAACGTGGTGCAGTAGAGCCTGCCACGAGCCCCAACACCGATTCCACTCGCTAG
- a CDS encoding DUF3309 domain-containing protein, with product MSTILIIILVLLLIGALPSWPYSSGWGYYPSGGLGLVVLVLVVLLLTGRL from the coding sequence ATGTCAACCATTCTCATTATTATCCTGGTGCTGCTGTTGATCGGCGCCTTGCCGTCCTGGCCTTATAGCAGCGGGTGGGGATATTACCCAAGCGGCGGGCTAGGGCTCGTCGTCCTCGTGCTGGTTGTTCTACTTTTGACGGGACGCTTGTGA
- a CDS encoding Crp/Fnr family transcriptional regulator: MNAEPKPYLAGERSSGEGKPVSNRILLALPDAEFHAIRPFLSYVPLSPHMSLHNPGERIEFAYLPNNGLVSLVVAMKEGKTVEVGVVGNEGIIGTPALLGLDSSLLRAVVQIPGGGFRIPVETLRGLRSSTRQFHYLASRHAVIQGMQAAQSAACNRLHGIEQRLARWLLIMQDRTDDEILRITHDFLATMLGTDRPSVSLAAGLLQRKETIQYTRGAVRILNRKKLEESACECYRIIQQFNGPLGLPNGDRNDGR, from the coding sequence ATGAACGCCGAACCTAAACCCTATCTTGCAGGCGAGCGAAGCAGTGGCGAGGGGAAGCCGGTCAGCAACCGCATTTTGCTGGCTCTCCCTGATGCGGAGTTCCACGCGATCCGGCCATTTCTATCCTACGTACCCCTGTCGCCGCACATGAGCCTGCACAACCCTGGGGAGCGTATCGAATTCGCGTACTTACCCAACAACGGCCTGGTCTCCCTGGTTGTCGCCATGAAGGAAGGGAAGACGGTAGAAGTCGGTGTCGTGGGGAATGAAGGCATTATCGGGACGCCGGCCCTGCTTGGACTGGACTCAAGTCTGCTCCGCGCTGTGGTACAGATCCCTGGCGGCGGGTTTCGAATTCCCGTCGAGACTCTGCGAGGGCTCCGATCATCCACAAGACAGTTCCATTACCTGGCCAGTCGCCACGCAGTAATTCAGGGGATGCAGGCGGCGCAGTCCGCGGCCTGTAACCGGCTCCACGGAATCGAGCAGCGTCTTGCGCGCTGGCTGCTGATCATGCAGGACCGAACGGATGACGAGATACTCAGGATTACCCATGACTTCCTGGCCACCATGCTCGGCACCGATCGGCCCAGCGTGAGCTTGGCGGCTGGGCTACTCCAGAGAAAAGAGACGATCCAATACACTCGCGGGGCAGTAAGAATCCTCAACCGGAAGAAGCTCGAAGAGTCGGCATGCGAGTGCTATCGCATCATCCAGCAATTTAACGGGCCGCTCGGCCTGCCAAACGGAGATCGAAACGACGGCCGCTAA
- a CDS encoding response regulator transcription factor — translation MIADDHEIVRQGLRSLVESHLGWQVCAEAVDGLDAVHKAREAKPDVIALDIGMPNLNGLEAAREILKDNPKSKILFLTIYDTEQAVKSAVQVGAKGLILKSDAARELLVAIEAIQRNSTYFSSQTSQAILRPDLRGNRRSADKNTLTKRETQVIQLLAEGKSTKEVAGLLELSVKTAETHRSNIMGKLGLHSISELVLYAVKNGLVKPFDSGAAEGSSSTGLPEV, via the coding sequence TTGATTGCTGACGACCATGAGATCGTGCGCCAAGGGCTGCGGTCGCTGGTCGAATCTCATCTGGGATGGCAAGTGTGCGCGGAAGCCGTCGACGGATTGGACGCCGTCCACAAGGCGCGAGAGGCAAAACCCGACGTGATCGCGCTCGACATCGGCATGCCAAACCTTAACGGACTCGAGGCGGCTCGTGAAATTCTGAAGGATAATCCGAAATCAAAAATTCTCTTTCTCACCATCTACGATACGGAGCAGGCTGTGAAGTCGGCCGTGCAGGTTGGTGCGAAGGGCCTGATCCTAAAGTCCGACGCGGCCCGCGAATTGCTGGTTGCAATCGAAGCCATTCAGCGAAATTCGACATACTTCAGTTCCCAGACCAGCCAAGCCATCTTGAGGCCGGATTTGCGCGGCAACCGCCGTTCCGCTGACAAAAACACGCTCACGAAGCGTGAGACACAGGTCATTCAACTACTGGCGGAAGGGAAGAGCACGAAAGAAGTCGCTGGCCTGCTCGAACTCAGTGTGAAAACAGCTGAGACCCACCGCAGCAACATCATGGGGAAACTTGGATTGCACTCGATCAGCGAATTGGTGTTGTACGCAGTGAAGAACGGATTGGTGAAACCGTTTGACTCTGGCGCCGCGGAGGGTAGCTCCTCTACAGGATTGCCGGAGGTATAA
- a CDS encoding PAS domain-containing protein — MPQTRLERFISTNSMFRYGAAIVAAVLAVAARIVMSPLLGDRTPYVTVFATLLFVARYFGLGPAIAALATSLAGIWFWLVSPSGSPAEPADLFALLAFLLFSVLVIGFGEATRRTHAKQGQTEQALRESESRLRLGVLQMQDEIARRTSEIEQKTEQAKEQARLLDLANDAIFVRTARDRISYWNKGAERLYGWTKAEALGRLTHDLLRTKFTVPLSAIREVEHWQGELLQVKRDGTPIVVASRWTTLRNREGEFDGWLEINTDITARRNAEDAARRLSGRILSLQDDERRRIARELHDSLGQYLVSIKINLDLLSEMAGVRDESKRQEQATLLSDCLRSVQDCLSETRTISYLLHPPLLDEAGFASAARWYCEGFAERSGLQVSLDIPQDLRRLDRDVETTLFRILQESLTNVHRHSGGTVVQINLQIGAEEVHLQVSDNGKGIPHDRLRSLSEADAATGVGLAGMRERVRELGGTLEIASASPGTTIKVRIPIVEVPQSVVPITENGSKRSMPAA, encoded by the coding sequence ATGCCGCAGACCCGTTTGGAGCGATTCATTTCGACGAACAGCATGTTTCGTTACGGCGCTGCAATCGTTGCGGCCGTGCTCGCCGTAGCGGCCCGTATTGTGATGTCACCGCTGCTCGGCGACCGCACACCGTACGTAACCGTTTTTGCGACGCTCCTGTTTGTGGCTCGCTATTTCGGCCTGGGCCCGGCCATCGCTGCGTTGGCGACCTCCCTGGCGGGAATCTGGTTCTGGCTTGTGTCCCCTTCCGGGTCACCCGCGGAACCTGCCGACTTGTTCGCTCTGCTTGCCTTTCTGCTCTTCTCTGTCCTAGTCATCGGATTCGGAGAAGCCACTCGACGCACCCACGCCAAGCAGGGCCAGACCGAACAGGCTCTTCGGGAGAGCGAGTCGCGACTCCGCCTGGGAGTGCTTCAGATGCAGGATGAAATTGCGCGGCGCACTTCCGAAATCGAACAAAAGACCGAACAGGCAAAGGAACAAGCCCGATTGCTGGATCTCGCCAATGATGCAATTTTCGTCCGCACAGCGCGCGACCGAATTTCCTACTGGAACAAAGGCGCCGAGCGATTGTACGGCTGGACGAAAGCGGAAGCTCTTGGACGCTTGACCCACGATTTGCTGCGTACGAAATTCACAGTGCCGTTGTCAGCCATCCGGGAGGTGGAACATTGGCAAGGAGAATTGCTCCAGGTGAAGCGTGATGGCACTCCCATCGTGGTCGCCAGCCGCTGGACCACGCTGCGAAACCGCGAGGGAGAGTTTGATGGCTGGCTCGAAATCAATACCGACATCACGGCCAGGCGGAATGCCGAAGACGCCGCTCGCCGCCTGAGCGGCCGCATCCTTAGCCTGCAAGATGATGAACGCCGGCGGATCGCTCGCGAACTGCACGATAGCCTTGGCCAATACCTGGTGAGTATCAAGATCAATCTCGACCTGTTGTCAGAAATGGCTGGGGTCCGAGACGAGAGCAAACGTCAGGAGCAGGCTACGCTCCTCTCCGACTGTCTGCGGTCGGTGCAGGACTGTCTAAGCGAGACTCGCACGATCTCGTATTTGCTTCATCCGCCACTCTTGGACGAAGCCGGTTTCGCGTCGGCCGCACGTTGGTATTGCGAAGGGTTTGCAGAACGCAGTGGTCTGCAGGTCAGCCTGGACATTCCGCAGGATCTGCGCCGCCTCGACCGGGACGTGGAAACGACACTGTTTCGTATTCTGCAGGAATCCCTTACCAATGTTCATCGGCACTCCGGTGGTACCGTCGTGCAGATCAACCTTCAGATTGGCGCCGAGGAAGTTCACCTGCAGGTGAGCGATAACGGCAAAGGTATTCCTCACGATCGCTTGCGCAGTTTGTCCGAGGCTGACGCCGCGACAGGTGTCGGGCTAGCGGGTATGCGGGAACGAGTCCGCGAACTCGGCGGCACCTTGGAGATTGCTTCGGCGTCGCCCGGTACGACGATCAAGGTGAGAATCCCCATTGTCGAAGTACCCCAATCCGTCGTTCCAATCACGGAAAACGGCTCGAAACGCAGCATGCCGGCGGCGTGA
- a CDS encoding response regulator transcription factor: MRRALRTLMDLQHDLEVCGEAGDGLEGVEKALALSPDLVLLDLSMPVMNGLQAAREIHRLRPNVRILMYTTFCNSHVEREALAMGASAVVSKSESAESLCVSIRGLLQTAG; the protein is encoded by the coding sequence ATGAGGCGTGCGTTACGGACGTTGATGGATCTGCAGCACGATCTAGAGGTTTGTGGCGAAGCCGGCGACGGCCTCGAGGGAGTGGAGAAAGCTCTCGCCCTCAGCCCTGACCTTGTACTGCTGGATCTATCGATGCCCGTGATGAACGGTCTCCAGGCAGCGCGTGAGATTCACCGGCTTCGGCCCAACGTGCGGATTCTCATGTACACCACTTTCTGTAACTCCCATGTCGAACGGGAAGCACTAGCCATGGGTGCTAGCGCTGTCGTGTCCAAGTCAGAAAGCGCGGAGTCCCTCTGCGTCAGTATTCGCGGCTTGCTGCAGACCGCCGGTTGA
- a CDS encoding lmo0937 family membrane protein yields the protein MSIWTILFVVLLIAWLGGFTVFHVAGGLIHVLLIFALISLLLHFVAGRRIA from the coding sequence ATGAGCATCTGGACGATCCTTTTCGTGGTTTTGCTGATCGCATGGTTGGGAGGCTTTACGGTATTTCACGTGGCAGGTGGACTCATTCATGTGTTGCTGATCTTTGCGCTGATCTCACTGCTTCTGCATTTCGTAGCGGGCAGACGAATCGCGTGA
- a CDS encoding lmo0937 family membrane protein: MLWTIFVILLILWLLGLVSSYTLGGYIHILLILAVVVVLIRVIQGRNPVA; the protein is encoded by the coding sequence ATGCTTTGGACCATTTTCGTAATCTTGCTCATCTTGTGGTTGTTGGGATTGGTGAGTTCCTACACGCTAGGTGGCTACATTCACATTCTTTTGATTTTGGCCGTGGTAGTGGTTTTGATTCGAGTGATCCAGGGACGGAATCCGGTCGCTTAA